Proteins encoded by one window of Paraburkholderia terrae:
- a CDS encoding ABC transporter ATP-binding protein, producing the protein MKTEDVIVSFRGVRKTYDGETLVVKQLDLDIYQGEFLTLLGPSGSGKTTCLMMLAGFEFPTGGEIWLDGQLLNNVPPHKRNIGMVFQNYALFPHLTVEQNVAYPLTVRKLPADERAHKVNNALKMVRMEGFAKRYPAQLSGGQQQRIALARALVFEPKLVLMDEPLGALDKQLREHMQYELKSLHEKLGVTFVYVTHDQGEALTMSDRVAVFDKGIVQQLDTVNSLYEAPCNEFVANFIGDSNRLRGTIANVDGDYCEFHLIDGTRLVGRNIGGAQAGAQGVACIRPERMKLAPGAVSGAKPGANAVAGEARGLIYFGDHVRMRCGLPQQDECFVKVPLGTEALDGFAPGAPVALEFAPEHLRVFA; encoded by the coding sequence ATGAAAACCGAAGACGTAATCGTCAGCTTTCGGGGTGTGCGCAAGACGTATGACGGCGAAACGCTCGTCGTCAAGCAACTCGATCTCGACATCTATCAAGGCGAATTCCTCACGCTGCTCGGACCCTCCGGTTCCGGCAAGACGACCTGCCTGATGATGCTCGCAGGCTTCGAATTTCCGACGGGCGGCGAGATCTGGCTCGACGGACAACTGCTCAACAACGTGCCGCCGCACAAGCGCAACATCGGCATGGTGTTTCAGAACTACGCGCTGTTTCCGCATCTCACTGTCGAGCAGAACGTCGCGTATCCGCTGACAGTGCGCAAGCTCCCCGCCGACGAACGCGCGCACAAGGTCAACAACGCGCTGAAGATGGTGCGCATGGAAGGCTTTGCGAAGCGCTATCCGGCGCAGTTGTCGGGCGGCCAGCAGCAGCGTATCGCGCTCGCGCGCGCGCTTGTGTTCGAACCCAAACTCGTGCTGATGGACGAGCCGCTCGGGGCGCTAGACAAGCAGTTGCGCGAGCACATGCAATACGAACTCAAATCGCTGCACGAAAAGCTCGGCGTTACCTTCGTCTACGTGACGCACGATCAGGGCGAAGCGCTGACCATGTCCGACCGCGTCGCTGTGTTCGACAAGGGCATCGTCCAGCAACTCGATACCGTCAACAGTCTTTACGAGGCGCCATGCAACGAGTTCGTCGCGAACTTCATCGGCGATAGCAACCGGCTGCGCGGCACGATTGCGAATGTCGACGGCGACTACTGCGAGTTTCACCTGATCGACGGAACGCGCCTGGTCGGGCGGAATATCGGTGGCGCGCAAGCGGGCGCGCAAGGCGTCGCGTGCATCCGGCCGGAGCGGATGAAGCTCGCACCCGGCGCAGTGAGCGGAGCGAAGCCGGGCGCGAATGCGGTGGCGGGCGAAGCGCGCGGGCTCATCTATTTCGGCGATCACGTGCGCATGCGCTGTGGTTTGCCGCAACAGGACGAGTGCTTCGTGAAGGTGCCGCTCGGCACGGAAGCACTCGACGGTTTCGCGCCGGGTGCGCCCGTCGCGCTCGAATTCGCGCCGGAGCATCTGCGCGTGTTCGCGTGA
- a CDS encoding PLP-dependent aminotransferase family protein — protein MDTVILSDWLAARLDRTAGEPVYRQVLGLMQQAILTGQLLPGAKLPSSRMLASDLGIARNTVLHVYDQLTAEGYVLSTTGSGTYVADTRPDTAAVNARKAPTAASGSIGAISGVVPGANLAQPAAPARGSLSTRGARLIRQAGVSARQWGAFMPGVPDVAEFPARTWSRLQAKLWKEANPDLLTYAPGGGYRPLRRALSDYLRVARSVKCTPDQIIITTGIHQSIDLAVRLLTDVGDRAWVEEPCYWGARSVLQSSGLTLAPVPVDEEGLNPRESDLQAPPRIALVTPSHQYPLGMVMSLARRRTLLEYARQHGVWIIEDDYDSEFRYGSRPLASLQGLDDAGQVIYVGSLGKMLFPGLRIGYMIAPEHLVDTFRTGVAELYREGQLMQQAVLTEFIMDGYLTSHVRRMRALYGERRQILIDAITARFGDALPVMGDEAGLHLVLGLPDDANDREVTAASYDAGVIVRPLAAYYNSETPARSGLLLGYACVPNDRIGPAFDTLANVIERTAFKTTAAPTRAA, from the coding sequence TTGGATACGGTGATCCTGTCGGACTGGCTCGCCGCGCGGCTCGACCGGACGGCTGGCGAACCCGTCTATCGACAAGTGCTCGGACTGATGCAGCAGGCCATTCTGACGGGCCAGTTGCTGCCCGGCGCCAAGCTGCCCAGCTCGCGTATGCTCGCGTCGGACCTCGGCATCGCGCGCAATACGGTGCTGCATGTCTACGACCAGCTCACGGCGGAAGGCTATGTGTTATCGACCACGGGCAGCGGCACCTATGTCGCCGACACGCGGCCGGACACGGCCGCCGTCAACGCGCGCAAGGCGCCAACGGCGGCGAGTGGCTCTATCGGCGCAATCAGCGGCGTGGTGCCAGGCGCGAACCTCGCCCAGCCCGCTGCACCCGCACGCGGCAGCCTGTCCACGCGCGGTGCTCGCCTGATCCGCCAGGCGGGCGTGTCGGCGAGGCAATGGGGCGCGTTCATGCCCGGCGTACCGGACGTCGCCGAGTTTCCGGCGCGCACATGGAGCCGCCTGCAGGCCAAGCTCTGGAAGGAAGCGAATCCCGATCTCCTGACGTATGCGCCGGGCGGCGGCTATCGTCCGCTGCGGCGCGCGTTGTCGGACTATCTGCGCGTCGCGCGCTCGGTGAAATGCACGCCCGACCAGATCATCATCACAACGGGCATTCATCAGTCGATCGATCTCGCCGTGCGGCTGCTCACGGATGTCGGCGACCGCGCGTGGGTCGAGGAACCTTGCTACTGGGGCGCGCGCAGCGTGCTGCAGTCTTCAGGCCTGACGCTGGCGCCCGTGCCCGTCGATGAAGAGGGGCTGAATCCGCGCGAGTCCGACTTGCAGGCGCCGCCGCGCATCGCGCTCGTCACGCCGTCGCATCAGTATCCGCTCGGCATGGTGATGAGCCTCGCGCGCCGCCGCACGCTGCTCGAATACGCGCGTCAGCATGGCGTGTGGATCATCGAAGACGACTACGACAGCGAGTTCCGTTACGGCAGCCGGCCGCTCGCGTCGCTGCAAGGGCTCGACGACGCGGGTCAGGTGATCTATGTCGGCAGCTTGGGGAAGATGCTGTTTCCGGGTTTGCGGATCGGCTACATGATCGCGCCGGAACATCTCGTCGATACGTTTCGCACGGGCGTCGCCGAGTTGTATCGCGAAGGACAACTGATGCAGCAGGCCGTGCTGACCGAGTTCATCATGGACGGCTATCTGACATCGCACGTGCGGCGCATGCGCGCGTTGTACGGCGAGCGCCGCCAGATTCTGATCGACGCGATCACCGCGCGTTTCGGTGACGCGCTGCCCGTGATGGGCGACGAAGCGGGCCTGCATCTGGTGCTCGGCCTGCCCGACGACGCGAACGACCGCGAGGTGACGGCCGCTTCGTACGACGCGGGCGTGATCGTGCGGCCGCTCGCCGCGTACTACAACAGCGAAACGCCGGCGCGAAGCGGCCTGCTGCTCGGCTACGCATGCGTGCCGAACGATCGCATCGGGCCGGCGTTCGATACGCTCGCGAACGTGATCGAAAGGACTGCGTTTAAGACGACGGCCGCGCCGACGCGGGCGGCTTAG
- a CDS encoding septal ring lytic transglycosylase RlpA family protein produces the protein MKKNPLLRRLGASVSFFLLASALPASASAAAGKHKPVDPKPRAKAKNAQHGAHVDPKTRAHRAAHAVHLAHAASAKGHTSRFRQLGLASWYGRGFHGHRTANGEHYDMYAMTAAHRTLPLGSYVRVTSLASSKSVVVRINDRGPYARGRVIDLSYLAASALGMHRAGVTKVSIERVEKPEAERIAHRPMHLTTNG, from the coding sequence TTGAAAAAGAACCCGCTGCTACGACGCCTCGGCGCGTCCGTTTCGTTCTTCCTGCTGGCGAGCGCGCTGCCTGCGTCGGCATCGGCGGCTGCCGGGAAGCATAAGCCGGTCGATCCGAAGCCGCGTGCCAAGGCGAAAAACGCGCAGCACGGCGCGCATGTCGATCCAAAAACCCGCGCCCATCGCGCCGCGCATGCCGTGCATCTGGCGCATGCGGCGAGCGCGAAAGGGCACACGTCCCGCTTCAGGCAACTGGGGCTCGCGTCGTGGTATGGCCGTGGTTTTCACGGTCATCGGACGGCGAATGGCGAGCACTACGACATGTATGCGATGACGGCCGCGCATCGGACGTTACCGCTTGGATCATATGTACGCGTGACGTCGCTGGCGAGTTCGAAGTCGGTGGTGGTGCGCATCAACGACCGTGGACCCTACGCGCGCGGCCGCGTGATCGATCTGTCGTATCTCGCCGCATCGGCGCTCGGCATGCATCGCGCGGGCGTGACGAAGGTGTCGATCGAGCGGGTGGAGAAGCCCGAAGCGGAGCGCATCGCGCATCGACCGATGCATCTGACGACGAACGGCTAG
- a CDS encoding peptidoglycan DD-metalloendopeptidase family protein, with protein MNIFKPCRQLTQRLLIAGAALALAGCASAPWGDLFTGSPDARPPALEAPAPVAAGFYRVNPGDTLAGVAAAFGRDPAQLARWNRLPNDYPVSVGQVLRVAPDPAVVSGPVQTGAPESRVATGNVAPPAAPSQQTRFIWPASGPVTSNAGDGQSKAIHINGTAGETIRAASTGRVIYAGSEIKAYGLLVIVKHDKRFVSAYGNNAKLLVKEGDAVKQGQPIAEMGAADDPHPYLIFELRDGTKAVDPQNYLPKRSG; from the coding sequence ATGAACATCTTCAAACCGTGCCGCCAGCTCACGCAGCGGCTATTGATCGCGGGCGCCGCATTGGCGCTCGCCGGTTGTGCAAGCGCGCCGTGGGGCGACCTCTTTACCGGTTCGCCCGATGCACGCCCGCCCGCGCTCGAGGCGCCCGCGCCTGTTGCGGCGGGCTTTTATCGCGTGAATCCGGGCGATACGCTGGCGGGCGTTGCGGCGGCGTTCGGGCGTGATCCCGCGCAGCTTGCCCGCTGGAACCGTCTGCCCAACGACTACCCTGTGAGCGTCGGCCAGGTGCTGCGCGTGGCGCCTGATCCTGCGGTGGTGTCCGGGCCCGTGCAAACGGGCGCGCCGGAATCCAGGGTTGCAACCGGCAATGTCGCGCCGCCTGCTGCGCCCTCGCAGCAGACGCGCTTCATCTGGCCCGCCTCGGGGCCCGTGACGTCGAATGCCGGAGACGGCCAGTCGAAAGCTATTCATATCAACGGCACAGCCGGCGAGACGATCCGGGCAGCGAGTACCGGCCGCGTGATCTACGCAGGCTCCGAGATCAAGGCGTACGGCCTGCTCGTCATCGTCAAGCACGACAAACGTTTCGTGAGCGCCTACGGCAACAACGCGAAGCTGCTCGTCAAGGAAGGCGACGCGGTCAAGCAAGGCCAACCCATCGCCGAAATGGGTGCTGCTGACGATCCCCATCCCTATCTGATCTTCGAACTGCGCGACGGCACCAAGGCAGTCGATCCACAAAACTACCTGCCAAAACGTTCGGGTTGA
- a CDS encoding DUF748 domain-containing protein encodes MASPTKASLASSFQTVREVAQGRRARRIVLVVFVVLVLFGLLGFFAAPPLIRHIAEQQLSEQLDRPASIGRISLNPYTLNFEADRVHIGDRGGKGDFVDIERLIVRTSWSSIFRLAPIVDEVHLDSPRFTIVRYDAQRFNFSDLIEKFSKQPSKPDSKPAQFSISNIRIENGKITFDDRLLGVTHIVDEWRLGIPFIATLPSKTDIFVEPLLRARIDGSPLAIDGRTKPFAASRESEVSLRFEGLDVPKLLSYSPAKLPVTVQAGKLSSDLKVSFVMTGDAPTLRITGTTDLADIDVLDEHKAPFFAARSLHVAAQTLEPLKNVYRFDDIRLDAPTVNLARDKSGVLSVQHTFAPAPAPASAPAKAASAPAAAAAASGASGAEAEAAKAAPPLDLQIKQFELSNGTVEIQDAAASRPVSAGLNNLAVALADFSTLGKTPARYTVKTNVKNQPQSALAVSGNLSLAAKTADAKIDLKSAQLPVMQPYLDTVTAAKVLDGTLSVQSNLTANWSKEPVDVQIGASQIDLQSLKLATGDAKQPVISIADGKAGIKRVDLAARKAELDSVDVTGLSVDAQRLKDGTIDLAALAGPPQEQVHERTVIHAAKKATQEGPAWHYSIGELNLKDGAATFIDNTTPRPVKLAVKPLQLKVQKISDDLSRALPVALQATVNGKGTLGVKGDVTATPLKLAMKIDANRLDAAALEPYFGSKLNATIASALLNASGDVTLAQGDKSKGLRATYRGDAAIVDVRMIDKATSDPFAGWRSLALTGIKANYDERGTDVDAAKVTFANFYGRVLLDAQGKLNLKDVVAHETGAPQSLTRDQSAKGKEPIPLGAPAASEAQAAVPASAASGANTSVTAATPPQSPVRLHFGQLVLQNGRVTYTDNFIKPNYTANLVAIQGTIGAFGTESKQSAPVDVSAKLAANGPITIRGSVNPLIAKPALDLTATAHGIELTNLTPYSAKYAGYPITKGKLNVDLHYQLVNDQLTANNHIFIDQLTFGDHVDNDTATKLPVKLAISLLKNSRGEIDVDIPVSGSLSNPEFSVGGLIWRAVLNLLQKAVTAPFSLLAHAFGGGSGEELGYVEFDPGSYALSDASQKKLDMIVKALSDKPSIRLDIIGRVDPAVDQPALRTAYVDRLVRQQKLKDVVGNGESVDPMTIKVDANEYDKYLTKAYKDSDFKKPRNIVGLTKTLPDDEMKTALAENAPITDASLRDLAQRRAQAVQQYFEGKIDNSRVFIVAPKLDASGIDDKGATTRVDFGLK; translated from the coding sequence ATGGCAAGCCCGACCAAAGCATCACTCGCTTCATCCTTTCAGACCGTCCGCGAAGTCGCGCAAGGCCGGCGAGCAAGACGCATCGTTCTCGTCGTATTCGTCGTGCTGGTCCTGTTCGGACTGCTCGGCTTTTTCGCCGCGCCGCCGCTGATCCGGCATATCGCCGAACAGCAGTTGAGCGAGCAACTGGACCGGCCGGCCAGCATCGGCCGTATCTCGCTCAATCCGTACACGCTCAATTTCGAAGCGGACCGCGTCCATATCGGCGACCGTGGCGGCAAGGGCGATTTCGTCGATATCGAGCGGCTGATCGTGCGGACGTCGTGGAGCTCGATTTTCCGGCTCGCGCCCATCGTCGATGAAGTGCATCTCGATTCGCCGCGCTTCACGATCGTCCGCTATGACGCGCAGCGCTTCAACTTCAGCGACCTGATCGAGAAGTTCTCGAAGCAGCCGTCCAAGCCCGACAGCAAGCCGGCGCAGTTCTCGATCTCCAATATCCGCATTGAAAACGGCAAGATCACGTTCGACGACCGGCTGCTCGGCGTTACGCATATCGTCGATGAATGGCGCCTCGGCATTCCGTTCATCGCCACTTTGCCATCCAAGACCGATATCTTCGTCGAGCCGCTGCTGCGCGCGCGTATCGACGGCAGTCCGCTCGCCATCGACGGACGCACGAAGCCGTTCGCGGCGTCGCGGGAATCGGAAGTGTCGCTGCGCTTCGAAGGGCTCGACGTGCCGAAGCTGCTGTCGTATTCGCCAGCAAAGCTGCCCGTCACGGTGCAGGCTGGCAAGCTGTCGAGCGACCTGAAAGTGAGTTTCGTGATGACGGGCGACGCGCCCACGCTGCGCATCACGGGGACGACGGATCTCGCCGACATCGACGTACTCGACGAGCATAAAGCGCCGTTCTTCGCCGCGCGCTCGCTGCATGTGGCTGCGCAGACGCTGGAGCCGCTGAAGAACGTCTATCGTTTCGACGACATCCGCCTCGACGCGCCCACCGTGAATCTCGCGCGCGACAAGAGCGGCGTGCTGAGTGTGCAGCACACGTTCGCTCCGGCGCCCGCGCCCGCGTCAGCGCCCGCCAAGGCGGCGAGCGCGCCCGCGGCGGCTGCGGCTGCATCCGGCGCGAGCGGTGCCGAGGCCGAAGCAGCGAAGGCCGCGCCGCCGCTCGACCTGCAGATCAAGCAATTCGAACTGTCGAACGGCACCGTCGAAATCCAGGACGCAGCGGCGTCGCGGCCCGTGTCGGCGGGGCTGAACAATCTCGCGGTGGCGCTGGCGGATTTCTCGACGCTCGGCAAGACACCCGCGCGCTATACCGTCAAGACCAACGTCAAGAACCAGCCGCAGAGCGCGCTCGCCGTGTCGGGCAACCTGTCGCTCGCCGCGAAGACGGCTGACGCGAAGATCGACCTGAAATCGGCGCAACTGCCCGTCATGCAGCCGTATCTCGACACGGTGACGGCGGCGAAGGTGCTCGACGGCACGTTGAGCGTGCAGTCGAACCTGACGGCGAACTGGTCGAAGGAGCCCGTCGATGTGCAGATCGGCGCAAGCCAGATCGATCTGCAATCGCTGAAGCTCGCGACAGGGGACGCGAAGCAGCCCGTCATTTCGATCGCAGACGGGAAGGCGGGCATCAAGCGCGTCGATCTGGCCGCGCGCAAGGCGGAACTCGATTCGGTCGACGTGACGGGCCTGTCCGTCGACGCGCAGCGCCTGAAGGACGGCACGATCGATCTGGCCGCGCTGGCTGGCCCGCCGCAGGAGCAGGTACACGAGCGCACCGTGATCCACGCGGCGAAGAAGGCGACGCAAGAAGGGCCGGCGTGGCATTACAGCATCGGCGAACTGAACCTGAAGGATGGCGCGGCGACCTTCATCGACAACACGACCCCGCGACCCGTCAAGCTCGCCGTGAAGCCGCTGCAACTGAAGGTGCAGAAGATCAGCGACGACCTGAGCCGCGCGCTGCCCGTCGCACTGCAGGCCACCGTCAACGGCAAGGGCACGCTCGGCGTGAAGGGCGACGTGACGGCGACGCCGCTCAAGCTCGCGATGAAGATCGACGCTAACCGGCTGGATGCCGCGGCGCTCGAGCCGTACTTCGGCAGCAAGCTGAACGCGACGATCGCGAGCGCGCTGCTCAATGCAAGCGGCGATGTGACGCTCGCGCAGGGCGACAAGTCGAAGGGCCTGCGCGCGACGTATCGCGGCGACGCGGCGATCGTCGACGTGCGGATGATCGACAAGGCGACCTCGGACCCGTTTGCCGGCTGGCGCTCGCTGGCGCTGACGGGTATCAAGGCGAATTACGACGAGCGCGGCACGGACGTCGATGCCGCGAAGGTCACGTTCGCGAATTTCTACGGCCGCGTGTTGCTCGACGCGCAAGGCAAGCTGAATCTGAAGGACGTGGTCGCGCACGAAACGGGCGCGCCGCAGTCGCTCACGCGCGACCAGAGCGCCAAGGGCAAAGAGCCGATTCCGCTCGGCGCGCCCGCCGCTTCCGAAGCACAGGCTGCCGTGCCGGCTTCCGCCGCGTCCGGCGCGAACACGTCGGTGACGGCGGCCACGCCGCCGCAAAGTCCGGTGCGCCTGCACTTCGGCCAGCTCGTACTGCAGAACGGCCGCGTCACCTACACCGACAACTTCATCAAGCCGAACTACACGGCAAACCTGGTCGCGATCCAGGGCACGATCGGCGCGTTCGGCACGGAGTCGAAGCAGTCGGCACCCGTCGACGTGTCCGCGAAGCTCGCCGCCAACGGCCCGATCACGATCCGCGGCTCGGTGAATCCGCTGATCGCCAAGCCGGCGCTCGATCTGACGGCAACGGCGCACGGCATCGAGTTGACCAACCTGACGCCATACTCGGCGAAGTACGCGGGCTATCCGATCACAAAGGGCAAGCTGAACGTTGATCTGCACTATCAGTTGGTCAACGATCAACTCACGGCGAACAACCACATCTTCATCGATCAGCTCACGTTCGGCGATCACGTCGACAACGACACGGCGACCAAGCTGCCCGTGAAGCTCGCCATTTCGCTGCTGAAGAACTCGCGCGGCGAAATCGACGTGGACATTCCCGTGTCGGGCTCGCTGTCGAATCCGGAGTTCAGCGTCGGCGGGCTGATCTGGCGCGCGGTGCTGAATCTGCTGCAGAAGGCCGTGACGGCGCCGTTCTCGCTGCTCGCGCATGCGTTTGGCGGCGGCAGCGGCGAGGAACTCGGCTACGTCGAGTTCGATCCGGGCTCCTACGCGCTGTCCGACGCGTCGCAGAAGAAGCTCGACATGATCGTGAAGGCGCTCTCCGACAAGCCGTCGATCCGCCTCGACATCATCGGCCGCGTCGATCCCGCCGTCGATCAGCCGGCGCTGCGCACGGCCTATGTCGACCGGCTTGTACGTCAACAGAAGCTCAAGGACGTCGTGGGCAACGGCGAAAGCGTCGACCCCATGACGATCAAGGTCGACGCCAACGAATACGACAAGTATCTGACCAAGGCCTACAAGGATTCGGACTTCAAGAAGCCGCGCAACATCGTCGGCCTGACGAAGACGCTGCCCGACGACGAGATGAAGACCGCGCTCGCCGAGAATGCGCCCATCACGGACGCCAGCCTGCGCGATCTCGCGCAGCGCCGCGCGCAGGCGGTGCAGCAGTACTTCGAAGGCAAGATCGACAACAGCCGCGTTTTCATCGTGGCGCCGAAGCTCGATGCTTCGGGTATCGACGACAAGGGCGCGACGACGCGGGTGGATTTCGGCCTGAAGTAA
- a CDS encoding DUF1254 domain-containing protein, translating into MIKNRREKFPFQLACAALAGIAFLTGCASTPIVAPKPTGWIKDEVADSYVFAYPLVLMGASRDAAVGTGPGQAPVNTLRHASALPPVGAHNPPTPGIDTLDSTAWLDVGDEPVIVSLPTSAGRYVDARALDMWTNVLWSAEQQGGSRVSGIKAQTVAFAKPDWKGDLPKGVKRIDAPTRNIWLDVRIQSNGGRDLTAVRKLQRGIRVVPLSVYTGDASAASVAPRTMPADASVSGTPAEQVAALDAKGFFDRLARLLPDNPPSPADPHALKFLADLGVKPDEAVELPKSASDAIAGGLADGHTRVATPPTNMLTANGWSWFGDGVGNYGPDYALRAYASYAQPGIGTKDDEVRGNVSLDSDGHALNGANRYVMHFEPNQVPPVRGFWSIAAYTKDGALGDTTPARASVGDKAGVRRNRDGSIDVTVSSAKPRKASNWLPAPRGDFQLVLRLYAPKPEASDGTWQPPAVVRQ; encoded by the coding sequence ATGATAAAAAATCGCCGAGAAAAGTTTCCGTTTCAACTCGCCTGCGCGGCGCTCGCGGGCATCGCATTTCTCACCGGGTGCGCGTCGACTCCTATCGTGGCGCCCAAGCCCACTGGCTGGATCAAGGACGAGGTCGCCGACTCCTACGTATTTGCCTATCCACTCGTGCTGATGGGCGCGTCGCGCGACGCCGCCGTGGGCACGGGCCCAGGCCAGGCGCCCGTCAATACGCTGCGTCACGCGTCGGCGCTGCCGCCCGTCGGCGCACACAATCCGCCGACGCCCGGCATCGACACGCTCGATTCGACCGCGTGGCTCGACGTCGGCGATGAACCGGTGATCGTGTCGCTGCCAACCTCGGCGGGCCGCTATGTGGATGCGCGCGCGCTCGACATGTGGACCAACGTGCTGTGGTCGGCCGAACAGCAGGGCGGCTCGCGCGTGTCGGGCATCAAGGCGCAGACGGTGGCGTTCGCGAAACCCGACTGGAAGGGCGATCTGCCCAAGGGCGTCAAGCGTATCGACGCGCCCACGCGCAATATCTGGCTCGACGTGCGTATCCAGTCGAACGGCGGACGCGATCTGACGGCGGTGCGTAAGCTGCAGCGCGGCATTCGCGTGGTGCCGCTGTCCGTCTATACGGGCGATGCATCGGCGGCATCCGTTGCGCCACGCACCATGCCCGCCGACGCAAGCGTCTCCGGCACGCCCGCCGAGCAGGTCGCCGCGCTCGACGCGAAAGGCTTCTTCGACCGCCTCGCGCGGCTGCTGCCCGACAACCCGCCGTCGCCCGCCGATCCGCACGCGCTCAAGTTTCTCGCCGACCTCGGCGTGAAGCCGGACGAAGCCGTCGAATTGCCCAAGTCGGCCAGCGACGCGATCGCCGGCGGTCTCGCGGACGGCCACACGCGCGTCGCGACGCCGCCGACCAACATGCTGACGGCCAACGGCTGGAGCTGGTTCGGCGACGGTGTCGGCAACTATGGCCCCGACTACGCACTGCGCGCCTATGCGTCGTACGCGCAGCCGGGCATCGGCACGAAGGACGACGAAGTGCGCGGCAACGTCTCGCTCGACAGCGACGGCCACGCGTTGAACGGCGCGAACCGCTATGTGATGCACTTCGAGCCGAACCAGGTGCCGCCCGTGCGCGGCTTCTGGTCGATCGCCGCATACACGAAGGACGGCGCGCTCGGTGACACCACGCCGGCACGCGCGTCAGTCGGCGACAAGGCGGGCGTGCGGCGCAACCGCGACGGCTCGATCGACGTGACGGTGTCGTCGGCGAAACCGCGCAAGGCGTCGAACTGGCTGCCCGCGCCGCGCGGCGATTTCCAGCTCGTGCTGCGTCTCTACGCGCCGAAGCCCGAAGCCAGCGACGGCACCTGGCAGCCGCCCGCCGTCGTGCGTCAATAA